Part of the Thermodesulfovibrionales bacterium genome, GTCGTCCGATATGCGGTCGAGATGTCGGGGGGCGGGTAGTGGCCCTTCACTTTCTGGTATAATAAAAAAATAAATCATGAGGAATCCATTTCAGGCCGAGGGACATCAGGACTGAAAGGCGGAGACCATGGAGTTTTCGCCGGCCTATCCATCCCTGTGACATCATAGGGACGATTTGCCTTTACCGACATCGTGGAAACGTACATTTCGATCATCATCCCAAACTACAACGGAAGTGCAACGATAGGGAGATGTCTCGCGGCCGCATCCTCATCCCGGTACGCACCGTTCGAAATTGTCGTTGTTGATGACTCCTCAACCGACGATTCAGCAGAGATCATAGGGCGATATCCCTGCCGGCTGATCCGGCTCAACAAACGCTCCGGGGCGTCGAGCGCGAGGAATGCCGGTGCAAGAAACAGTACCGGCGGGATTCTCTTCTTCATCGATTCTGATTGCCTCATACAGGTGGACACCCTTGCCATTCTGAAGACCGCCTTCGATAGGCATGACCGCAGCACTACGGTTCTCGGCGGAACCTACACGGCCTTACCCGACGATAACGATTTCTTCAGTACCTTCCAATCCATCTTCGTGAGTTACTTCGAAACAAAAGAGCGAGAGCCCGACTATCTGGCCACCCATGCCCTCGCCATCGATTCCGCAGTTTTCAAGAAGAGCGGGGGCTTTTCCGAGGACTTCTTCC contains:
- a CDS encoding glycosyltransferase, with product METYISIIIPNYNGSATIGRCLAAASSSRYAPFEIVVVDDSSTDDSAEIIGRYPCRLIRLNKRSGASSARNAGARNSTGGILFFIDSDCLIQVDTLAILKTAFDRHDRSTTVLGGTYTALPDDNDFFSTFQSIFVSYFETKEREPDYLATHALAIDSAVFKKSGGFSEDFFPILEDVEFSHRLRRAGYRLVMDPRILVRHVFRFTLLKSLRNAFRKSMFWTLYSLRAGDLLSDSGTASRELKINGLSFVLIISFVAVFLFSRERLLLLLVPLTCLINAAVNRGLVSAFSRARGSFFALVATAYYVLLYPLPVLAGAIVAVMRHFLRGVRI